The Bubalus kerabau isolate K-KA32 ecotype Philippines breed swamp buffalo chromosome X, PCC_UOA_SB_1v2, whole genome shotgun sequence genome has a segment encoding these proteins:
- the LOC129639347 gene encoding rhox homeobox family member 1-like → MDLLTGEHQCGPYCLRACTLDVRPAFVEDLVPEDREGYSVEGGGLSFVGNINYVNLLNLGYWNQGGAWNRQRRNGHQEPKQEPAEEPAEEPAEEPAEEPAEEPAEEPAEEPAEEPSEEPAEEPGLVVAVAQAEQPQSPPRRRRQNRKFTALQLRELEDLFQETEYPDLLTRREIARRLGVTDTRVQVWFKNRRAKSRRNERAAVVQAPPPAAMRRLYLILDAP, encoded by the exons ATGGACCTTCTGACCGGGGAGCACCAGTGTGGCCCCTACTGCCTGAGAGCTTGCACTTTGGATGTAAGACCTGCATTTGTGGAGGATCTAGTGCCAGAAGACAGAGAAGGCTACTCAGTGGAAGGAGGAGGTCTGAGCTTCGTGGGTAACATCAATTACGTGAACCTCCTCAACCTGGGCTACTGGAACCAAGGAGGCGCCTGGAACCGCCAGCGTCGCAATGGCCACCAGGAGCCAAAGCAGGAGCCAGCTGAGGAACCAGCTGAGGAACCAGCTGAGGAGCCAGCTGAGGAGCCAGCTGAGGAACCAGCTGAGGAGCCAGCCGAGGAACCAGCTGAGGAGCCATCTGAGGAACCAGCTGAGGAGCCAGGCTTGGTGGTGGCTGTCGCCCAGGCCGAGCAGCCGCAGAGCCCACCGCGCCGTCGCAGGCAGAACAGGAAGTTCACGGCCCTGCAGCTGCGGGAGTTGGAGGACCTCTTCCAGGAGACCGAGTACCCGGACTTACTCACCAG AAGGGAGATTGCAAGACGCTTGGGTGTGACTGACACCAGAGTGCAG GTTTGGTTTAAGAATAGAAGAGCCAAGAGTCGGAGAAATGAGAGAGCAGCCGTGGTTCAAGCTCCACCACCTGCTGCCATGAGGCGCCTTTACCTCATCCTGGATGCGCCCTAA